The segment CATCACGCCCTTCGGCTCGGATGTGGAGCCGGAGGTGTATTGCAGGAAGGCGACGTCCTCGGACGTCGGCTCGGGCAGATCGACCTCTGCACCGGCTTCTCCGGTAAGGTCGACCTCGATCCAGCGGATGTTCTCCTGCGCGAAACGCGCCTGCAAATCGCCGCGCAGCGCAAAAGCGGAGGTGGTCAGCGCCAGCGCCGGCTCGCAATTGGCGAGGATCGCGGCGCTGGCATCACGCGCGCTGTTTCGGCGCGGCATCATCATCGGTACCGCGATGATGCCGGCGATCAGGCAGCCGAGGAACGCCACCATGAATTCGATGCCCGGTGGAAACACCAGGATGGCGCGGTCGCCGGGGCGCGCGATGGCGGTCAGGCGCATCGCAAGCGCGCGCGAGGCCTCATGCAATTGGCGAAAGGTGAGGGCGGCCTCTTCCGTCCCGCGATCGGAGACGAAGACATAGGCGCGATCGTCGCCCCGGTCCGCCGCACGCCGGGCCAGCAGCGCCACGAGCGAGCGGAAAGTGTCCATTGGTCTGTGCCGGGTTCAACCGCCCTCAGGCGGCGGAGCGGATCGCGCGCTTGTTGGCGAGATATCGCGACAGCCCCTCAACGGTCGGGTGGTCGTAAAAGTCGTCGGTCGACAGTTCGAGGTCGAGCTTCTCCTCGAGTTCCATCATGAAATAGACAAGCATCGCCGAATCAAGCCCGAGGCGATTGAATTTTGTGCTGAGGTCGACCCGGTCCCTCGAGATTCGCAGGATATTGGCCAGCGCAGTAACGCAAAAATCCGAAATCTGCTCGCGTGTCATTTCATTTCCCAGAAACAGTCGGTACGACAATACGGGCGACCCCGGGGTTGTCAATTTGGCCGGAACGCCGAAGCGTTGAAGGTTGGGGACTGTTGCTTTCCTGCGTCGTTTTGCTGCTCATTTCGTCCCCGGCTCCCGCGATTTACCGCGGTCGACAGGAGCGGCGCCCGCCCCTATCCTCCCAAAATTGCCATCTGACGCGCGTGACGGGATTTTCGCATGAGCCGCGCCCGCTTGTTTGCTGCATTTTTGATTCTGGTCCTGCTGCCCTTCCGGGCCATCGCCCAGCGCGGCAATGATTTTGATTCGCTGCTCGCGCAGATGAATGCAGCGACGCAGGAAGGGCGCTGGGCCGACGGGCTGGCGGCGGCCCAGAAGCTGGACGTTCTGGTGCGCCGCCGGCAGGGCGCCGACAACATGAACTATGCCGGCGTGCTCCATAACGAGGGCATGTTCCTGCACAATCTCGGCCGCTACCCAGAGGCCATCGACAAGTTGAATGCGGCGCTGGCGATCAAGCTGCGCAACAACGACGTCGCCTCCGTGCTGCGCACCTCCAACATCCTGGTCGGCGCGCTCGGCGTGCTCGAGCGGCGCGCCGAGGCAACCACGGTGGCCGAACGGGCACTCGCGCTCGGCACCAGCGCGTTCGGCGCCAACGACGTCCGCCTCTCGGACACGCTGGCAGCACTCGGCGGACTGGCGCGCGACAAGGAGAACTACCAGGAGGCGGCCGGCTATTTCGAGCGCGTGCTCGCGAACTTGCGGGCCGCCAATGCGCCGCCTGTCGATCTCGCCAACGCGATGGACAATCTCGGCGACACCTATGGACGGCTTGGACGTTTCGATGACGGCGAGCGTCTGCTGAAGCAGGCGATCGATCTGCTCGATCGCAGCTACGGGCAGAACGCTCAGGCCGCGCCGAATTACGACGAGATCTTCAACAACCTCGGCAGCCTCTACAAGGATGCCGGCCGCTTCGCCGAGGCGGAAGCCGCGATGCGGCGATCACTGGCGATCGTGCGGGCGCGCAGTGGCGAGG is part of the Bradyrhizobium commune genome and harbors:
- a CDS encoding acyl carrier protein, with product MTREQISDFCVTALANILRISRDRVDLSTKFNRLGLDSAMLVYFMMELEEKLDLELSTDDFYDHPTVEGLSRYLANKRAIRSAA